A window of Pusillimonas sp. T7-7 contains these coding sequences:
- a CDS encoding methyltransferase, whose amino-acid sequence MTALGYKTKLERIAVTGVDDLLIRSLLDRQQYHDPEGTADRLGICSASWPLFGMLWPSSMQLAARLVLRPVCSNERILEIGCGLALASLVGHRRGAHVTASDCHPLASSFLGHNLRLNHLPELTYRHGQWGAAAMPSELLDMGIQALSARYDLIIGSDLLYERDMPEMLADFIDDHALPSAEVWIVDPNRGHRPAFNRNMAACGFKLTSDERLHDKAEINVSGVLTDEYKGRLLVYRRVASGCSGQ is encoded by the coding sequence ATGACGGCGCTGGGCTACAAGACCAAGCTCGAGCGTATTGCCGTTACCGGCGTCGACGATCTGCTTATTCGTTCTTTACTCGATCGTCAGCAATATCATGACCCCGAGGGCACGGCGGACCGCCTGGGTATTTGCTCCGCATCCTGGCCCTTGTTTGGGATGCTCTGGCCTTCAAGCATGCAGTTGGCTGCCCGCTTGGTACTGCGTCCCGTCTGCTCCAATGAACGTATTCTAGAAATCGGTTGCGGCTTGGCCCTGGCAAGCTTGGTAGGCCATCGGCGGGGGGCGCATGTCACAGCCAGCGATTGTCACCCGCTGGCTTCCAGCTTCTTGGGACATAACCTGCGGCTCAATCACCTGCCCGAGCTTACATACCGGCATGGGCAATGGGGCGCAGCGGCCATGCCGTCAGAGCTGCTAGACATGGGCATTCAGGCTCTGTCGGCGCGTTACGACCTGATCATCGGCAGTGACTTGCTTTATGAGCGCGATATGCCGGAAATGCTGGCTGACTTTATTGATGACCATGCATTGCCCAGCGCTGAAGTGTGGATCGTCGATCCCAATCGGGGCCATAGGCCCGCCTTCAATCGGAACATGGCGGCTTGTGGATTTAAATTGACGAGCGACGAGCGCTTGCACGACAAGGCCGAAATCAATGTCAGCGGTGTGCTGACTGACGAATACAAAGGCCGTTTGCTGGTTTATCGACGGGTGGCGTCAGGCTGTTCGGGCCAATAA
- a CDS encoding YggS family pyridoxal phosphate-dependent enzyme produces the protein MNVNNTIAARLSQVQDRIRKTAIQAGRSADSVTLLPVSKTFGEDAIREAVKAGVYRFGENKAQEIRSKFEPLADCDIDWVMIGHLQTNKAKDVARMASEIQSLDRMDLAIALDRRLQQEGRAIDALVQVKTSSEPSKYGLPPEELPGFLRQVARDIPTLRIKGLMTLAINAADDAAVRACFRTLRELRDQMRQEDIAGIELDRLSMGMSGDFEIAIEEGSTEVRIGTAIFGGRIYGNDYYWPEQPDATRR, from the coding sequence ATGAATGTCAACAACACTATCGCAGCACGCCTGAGTCAGGTCCAGGACCGCATCCGCAAAACCGCAATCCAGGCCGGGCGCAGTGCAGACTCAGTGACGCTATTACCGGTCAGCAAAACCTTCGGCGAAGACGCCATACGCGAAGCCGTCAAGGCCGGCGTCTACCGTTTTGGCGAAAACAAGGCGCAGGAAATCCGCAGCAAGTTCGAGCCGCTAGCCGACTGCGACATAGACTGGGTCATGATAGGCCACCTGCAAACCAACAAGGCCAAGGATGTGGCCCGCATGGCTTCTGAAATTCAATCGCTCGACCGCATGGATCTTGCCATTGCACTTGATCGCCGCCTGCAGCAGGAAGGCCGTGCCATCGACGCCCTGGTGCAAGTCAAGACTTCATCAGAGCCCAGCAAATATGGATTGCCTCCGGAAGAGTTGCCTGGCTTCTTGCGCCAAGTGGCGCGCGACATTCCTACCCTGCGTATAAAAGGCCTGATGACACTGGCCATCAATGCAGCAGATGACGCCGCGGTACGTGCCTGCTTTCGCACGCTGCGCGAGTTGCGCGACCAGATGCGCCAGGAAGACATAGCCGGCATCGAGCTTGATCGCCTGTCCATGGGCATGAGCGGCGATTTTGAAATCGCCATTGAAGAGGGTTCCACAGAAGTGCGCATCGGCACGGCCATTTTTGGCGGCCGCATCTATGGCAATGACTATTATTGGCCCGAACAGCCTGACGCCACCCGTCGATAA
- a CDS encoding LLM class flavin-dependent oxidoreductase, whose translation MTPFSILDLSPITEGGTATESFRNTLDIAQHGEKWGYKRYWMAEHHGMPGIASAATSILIGHVAAGTSSIRVGAGGIMLPNHSPLVIAEQFGTLESLHPGRIDLGLGRAPGSDQTTARALRRNLSSDANEFPRDVLELMDYFSDEPRQPVQAVPGKGLNIPIWILGSSLFGAQLAAALGLPYAFASHFAPQQMMQAIQIYRSTFKPSAYLDKPYVMLGFNVFAADTDDEARYLATSWQQSFVNLRSGRPSRLPPPVHNYLDQLGPGAQDLLDHVLSCSAIGAPGTVAGQLKAFINKTGADELMITSNMFDHAARLRSYEITAQVSTSL comes from the coding sequence ATGACTCCATTTTCCATACTCGATCTTTCACCGATTACCGAAGGCGGCACCGCCACGGAATCGTTCCGCAACACGCTAGACATTGCTCAACATGGTGAAAAATGGGGCTATAAACGCTATTGGATGGCTGAGCATCACGGCATGCCGGGCATTGCCAGCGCAGCCACTTCCATCCTGATCGGCCATGTGGCGGCCGGCACAAGCAGCATACGGGTGGGCGCTGGCGGCATCATGCTGCCTAATCATTCACCCTTGGTCATTGCAGAACAATTCGGGACGCTGGAATCGCTGCACCCGGGCCGCATTGATTTAGGTCTGGGCCGCGCACCCGGATCGGATCAGACCACTGCACGCGCCCTGCGCCGCAACCTGTCTTCAGATGCCAACGAGTTCCCGCGCGATGTCCTGGAACTGATGGATTACTTTTCAGACGAGCCGCGCCAACCCGTGCAGGCAGTACCTGGAAAGGGTTTGAATATTCCGATCTGGATCTTGGGATCCAGCCTTTTCGGGGCTCAATTGGCCGCGGCCCTGGGCCTGCCCTATGCCTTTGCCTCGCATTTTGCTCCACAGCAAATGATGCAGGCCATTCAGATATATCGCAGTACCTTCAAACCTTCGGCCTATCTGGACAAGCCTTACGTCATGCTGGGGTTCAACGTGTTTGCCGCCGACACCGACGATGAGGCCCGATACCTCGCCACATCGTGGCAGCAGTCTTTTGTGAATTTGCGTAGCGGCCGCCCTTCGCGTTTACCGCCGCCCGTACACAACTACCTTGACCAACTTGGGCCGGGGGCGCAAGATCTGCTTGATCACGTGCTGTCATGCTCAGCCATTGGCGCACCCGGCACCGTAGCCGGTCAACTGAAGGCTTTCATCAACAAAACCGGCGCTGACGAGTTGATGATCACATCGAATATGTTCGATCACGCAGCACGGCTGCGTTCGTATGAGATCACCGCCCAGGTTTCAACAAGCTTATGA
- a CDS encoding PRC-barrel domain-containing protein: MRKILAVAICSLPLSMAPAVYAQSTAPAPTPGTGGTTMPGAGPTPPGAAPVQEEKVEAISGWSVKDKIIGNAVYNEGDEKIGNISDVVLSADGKAAYFIVGAGGFLGLGERDVAIPYDEITQTGDKLILSGYTKEQLKELPKVEVTP; encoded by the coding sequence ATGAGAAAGATTCTAGCTGTTGCAATTTGCTCGCTTCCCCTTTCCATGGCGCCCGCCGTTTATGCACAATCGACGGCGCCCGCTCCAACACCTGGAACGGGCGGCACCACAATGCCTGGCGCTGGCCCCACTCCTCCCGGCGCAGCTCCTGTGCAAGAGGAAAAGGTAGAAGCCATCAGCGGATGGAGTGTCAAGGACAAAATCATAGGCAACGCTGTCTATAACGAGGGCGATGAAAAAATCGGCAATATCAGCGACGTCGTATTGTCAGCCGACGGGAAAGCCGCATACTTTATCGTTGGGGCAGGCGGCTTTCTTGGCCTGGGCGAGCGCGACGTTGCCATCCCTTATGACGAAATCACACAAACCGGAGACAAGCTGATTCTGTCCGGCTACACCAAAGAGCAATTGAAAGAACTGCCCAAGGTAGAAGTCACACCATGA
- a CDS encoding glycine zipper 2TM domain-containing protein, whose product MNKTKRIASTALVLTALLSLGACSGMSQQGKNTAIGAGVGAVGGAVLTGGSALGTVGGAAVGGVVGHEVSK is encoded by the coding sequence ATGAATAAGACGAAAAGAATAGCAAGTACTGCCTTGGTGCTGACTGCATTGCTCAGTCTTGGCGCTTGTAGCGGGATGTCTCAGCAAGGAAAAAATACCGCTATTGGAGCAGGTGTCGGAGCGGTAGGCGGGGCTGTCCTGACAGGGGGTAGTGCCTTGGGTACGGTAGGCGGCGCCGCTGTTGGCGGCGTGGTAGGGCACGAGGTCAGCAAATAA
- a CDS encoding lmo0937 family membrane protein — MLYTIAIILLVLWLLGLVTSYTIGGFIHILIVVAIIMVLVRLISGRSP; from the coding sequence ATGCTTTATACCATTGCGATTATTCTGTTGGTTCTGTGGCTTCTGGGCTTGGTTACGTCCTATACCATAGGCGGATTCATTCATATTCTTATAGTTGTTGCCATTATTATGGTATTGGTGCGCTTGATTTCCGGCAGGTCACCCTAA